Within the Streptosporangiales bacterium genome, the region CGGCGGTGCAGTCGCGTTCTGTGACCCGCAGCATCAGGTCGCGCACCTCTTCGGCGAAGCCGCGGGTGCCCAGTGCCGGCCGCAGCGCCGCCGGCCAGTACGACGCACCGTCCTCGATCTCCCCCTCGAGCAGCCGCCTGATCTCCACCAGGTGCTCGGGGCCGGACAACAGCCGCGGCGGCGGCTCACCGTTCAGCACGGCGGCCTTGCGCACCAGCGCGTACGCGTACGAGTGGAAGGTGAGCGCGAGCGGCTCCTGCATGGTGCGGTCGAGCCGCGCGGTGATCCGCTCGCGCAGCTCACCGGCGGCCTTCCGGCTGAACGTCAGCACCAGCACCTGCTCGGGCGCCAGGCCGCGGCCGGCGATGCGGTCGACAACCGCCTCGACCAGCGTGGCGGTCTTGCCGGTACCCGGCCCGGCGCGTACGAGCAGCGGCCCGCCCGGGTGCTCTACGACGCGGCGCTGGGCGTCATCCAGCTGGGGCGCGGCGCCAGCCGGTTTCGGACGACGAACCAGCCGGAAGCTCCGGACTTGCACGCCCCGATTCCACCAGATCCGGCGGACAGCGCGGGCAGTACCCGCCGAGCGGCGTCAGGCGACGGTGCCGCGGCCGGTGGTGAGGGCCTTCGCGATGACCGTCTTCAGGATGTCGTTGGTGCCCTCGCCGATCGCCATCAACGGCGCGTCGCGGTACAGCCGCTCGACGACGAACTCCTTGGAGTACCCGTAGCCGCCGTGCACCTGCATCGCCGCCAGCGAGCAGTCCAACGCCGCCTGCGAAGCATGCGCCTTGGCCATCGCGGTCTCCATGTCCACCCGCTCGCCCGCATCCGCACGCGACGCCGCCCAGTACACCATCAGCCGCGACGACTGCACCTGCATCGCCATGTCCGCCAGCTTCAGCTGGATCGCCTGGAAGTCCTGGATCTTCTGTCCGAACGCCTCCCGCTGCCCGGCGTACTGCAACGCCTCGTCGTACGCCGCCTGCGCAACACCCAACGACCGCGCGGCCACATTGATCCGGCCGGTCTCCAACCCCGACAACGCCTGCTGCAGCCCCCGCCCCTCGACACCGCCGAGCAGCTTCGCCGCCGGCACCCGCACCTCGTCGAGCACCACCTCACACGACTCGGTGCCCTTGTAACCCAGCTTCGGCAGGTCCCGCTGCACGGCGAAACCCGGCGTGTCCGCATCCACGAGGAAGACCGACATACCCTTGTGCGCCGGGCTCGCCGTCGGATCGGTCTTGCACAACACCGGCAACGGGTCGGCATGCCTGGCGTTGGTGATCCAGGTCTTCGTCCCGCTGAGCACGTAGCTGTCGCCGTCGCGCCTGGCGGTGGTCTGGATGCCCTGCAGGTCCGTGCCCGCGTTCGGCTCGGTCAGCGCCACCCCCGTACGACGCTTCCCGGTCGCCAGGTCGGGCAGGTAGGTGCGCTGCTGCTCCTCCGTGCCATGCCGCGCGATCATCCAGCACGACAACGAATGACTACCGAGGATCCCCGCAATACCCATCCAACCCCGGGAGATCTCCTCGAACACCAACGCGAACGACACCATGTCCGCGGCCATCCCGCCGAACTCCTCCGGCACCGTCAACCCGAACAGGCCAAGCTGCCGCATCGTCGCCACGATCTCCGTGGGATACCGGTCCGACGCCTCCCACTCCTGCGCGACCGGACGGATCTCCCGATCCACGAAGTCACGCAACGACTCACGGAACAACCGCTGCTCGTCACTGAGCTCGAAATCCATGCTGATCTCCCTACCGGTCACCGAACGCCCCGGCCGCACCGAGGTCGGAGATCTTCTCCTCGTCGTAGCCGAGCAGGTCGCGCAGTACGTACGCGGAGTCCTCGCCGCGCTGCGGCGCCCTGCGGTGCTCGGCGCGCGGCGGCCCGACCCGCACCGCCGTGCCGGGTTGCCGCACGGTGCCGAACTCCGGGTGCTCGGTCTCCACGACCAGCCCGCGGGCGAGCGTGTGCTCGTCGGCCAGTGCCGCGGCGACGGTGTTCACCGGGCCGCACGGCACGCCAGCCGCGCGCAGCTCCGTCAGCCAGTGTTCGACGGGCTGCTGCGCGAGGATCTCGGTCAACACCGACAGCAGCTCGTCGCGGTGTTCGCCGCGGTCGACGAACGTAAGGAACCGCGGGTCGTCGGCCAGCTCCGGGCGCTCGATCACCTTTGTCAGCCGCTGCCAGAACTTCTCCTTGGCACAGCCGATGACCAACCAGCCGTCGGACGCCTCGAACGCCTGGAACGGCACCAGCGAAGGGTGCGCAGACTGCGCCATGCGCTGCGGCTCGTAGCCCCCGGTGAGCTGCCAGGCGCCGACGTACGCGAGCAACGACACCGCGACGTCGTAGAGGCTCACGTCGCAGTCGGCGCCGACACCGTCGCGGCGCGCCTTGTGCACGGCGGCGAGCAACGACAGTGCGGCGACGTAACCACCGGAGTAGTCGACGAGCGACAGCCCGGACTTCGTCGGTGGGCCACCGGGCTCGCCGGTGACCGACATCCAGCCGGCCATCGCCTGGAGCACGTAGTCGTAGCCGGGTTCCTTGCTGCGCGGGCCGGTCATGCCGAAGCCGCTCAGTGAGCAGCAGACGATGCGCGGGTTGAGGTGCTTGAGGTCGTCGTAGCGCAGCCGCAGCTTCGCCGGCACGTCGCCACGCAGGTTGGAGTAGACGACGTCGGCGTTCCGCACCAGGTCGTCGAACACCGCACGCCCCTGCGGCGACCCGATGTCGAGCGACAGCGAGCGCTTGTTGCGGTTGAACGCCTCGAAAAACAGCGAGTCCTCGCCCTCGTGGTACGGCGGGACGTACCGGCCGACGTCACCGCCGGCGGCCGGGTCCTCGATCTTTATGATCTCGGCGCCGAGGTCCGCCAGCTGCAGGCTGCCCCACGGCCCTGCACCGTACTGTTCCACCGCGACGATGCGCAGGTCCTCGAGCGGTTTCATGACGGCCCTCCACTCATTCGCCACCGTCGACGGTCAACGGCCCGGTCTTCGCCTCGGGGAACCATCCCTTGTGGTGCGGAGCGTCCCTGGAGTAGATCAGCACGCTGCGCACCCAGGAGAGCACCTCGTCGCCGTCCTGGTTGAGTCCCCGGGTGCGGGCCGTGACGATGCCCGCGTACGGGCGGCTGCGTGACTTCCTGGTCCCGGTGACGACCGACTCGGAGAACAGCGTGTCGCCGACGTACACCGGGTGGGTCAGCTTGATGTTCTCCCAGCCGAGGTTGGCGATGGCGTTGTGGCTGACGTCGATCACGCTCTGGCCGAGCACGATCGCCACGGTGAGACCGGAGTTGACGATGATCTTCCCTGCGACCGGCGAGCGTTCGGCGAACACGGCGTTGAAGTGGTTCTGGTTGGTGTTGCAGGTCAGCAACGTGAACCAGGTGTTGTCGGTCTCCGAGATGGTGCGGCCGAGCGGGTGCTTGTAGACGTCACCCACCTGGAAGTCTTCGAAGAACCTGCCCAACTCGGGTGGGTGCGTCACCATGATCCGATCCCTTCAAGCGTTGCCTCAGCGTAAACATCTGATTTTTTGCGGGTCAACGCAACGTGGCTCGGATCTCCCCTCGCCCATCGCGCCGCTCCCTGTCGATGTGCTCGTACGTGGTGCGCAGGTGGCCGAGGTGCTCGGCGGTCGCCTCCTGCGCTCCCTCGGCGTCACCGGCCTCGACGTAGTAGAAGATCTCCCTGTGGTCGTTGAAGACCTTCGCCCAGAAGCGTTTCGGCGCGTCGTCCCTGGCGAACCGGCGGCTGACCATCCGGAACACCGGCTGGGTGACGACGCTCAGCAGCGGGTTGCTGCTGGCCTCGAGCAGCAGCGCGTGGAAGCCGATGTTCGTCGGCCCGATCTCGGCGGCGTCCACCCTGCGTGGGTCGATCAGCGTGTCGCGCAGCGCCTCGAGCTGCGCCTCGGTGCGGTGCTGTGCCGCCAACCCGGCCGCCGGTACCTCGAGGAAGCTGCGCACCTCGAGGAGCGAACGCACGGAGATGCCCGCGGCGTCCGACTGCACCAGCAGACCGAGGCTGGTCTCCAGGTACTCGCTGATCTGGTCGCCGTCCGGGTGTGCGACGAACGTCCCGCCGGTCACGCCTCGCGTGGTGACGACCAGGCCCTGGCTGGAGAGCACCCGCAGTGCCTCGCGCACTGTGCTCCTGCTGACCGCGTACTCGGCGCACAGCTCCGGCTCGACCGGCAGCCGGTCACCGGGTTCAAGCTCCCCGCTGACGATCCTCAGCCGCAACGCGTCGGCGAGGTCCTGGTACGCAGGCACCTGCGGCGACCTCTTCATCCTCGCACGATACATCAGATGTTTTGCGGTTCCCGCCACCAACGATAGAAAGGGCGGTGCAGACATCGCGACGGAAGGCGTGCGCATGACGACTCGGTTCGGCATCTTCGTACCTCAGGGCTGGCGGATGGATCTCGCGGAGATCGCCGATCCGGCGGAGCAGTTCGAGACCATGGTCGCGACCGCCAAGGCCGCCGACGCCGGCCCGTGGGACTCCATCTGGCTCTACGACCACTTCCACACGGTGCCTGAGCCGACGCAGAACAGCGTCTTCGAGTGCTGGACCGCGACCACCGCGCTCGCCCGCGAGACCACGCGGGTGAACGTCGGGCAGATGGTGGGCTGCAACGGCTACCGCCACCCCAGCCTGTACGCGAAGATGGCGTCCACCGTGGACGCCGCCGCACGCGGCCGGCTCTACGCTGGCATCGGCGCCGGCTGGTACGAGCACGAGTGGCGCGCCTACGGCTACCCGTGGCCGGAGCTGCGCGACCGGATGGGCGCGTTCGCCGAGGCCGTCGAGATCGTCTACCGGATGTGGACCGAGGACGAGGTCGTCTTCGACGGCAAGTACTACTCGGTCGACAAGCCGATCAACGAGCCGAAGGGCGTACGCACGCCGCACCCCTCGCTGTGGATCGGCGGCGGCGGCGAGAAGGTGACGCTGAAGCTGGTCGCCAAGTACGGCGACGCGTGCAACGTCGGCGCGGGCAGGCCCGAGGTGATCAGGGAGAAGCTCGACATCCTGCGCAGGCACTGCGACACCGTCGACCGCGACTACGACTCGATCATCAAGTCGACGTCGCTGAACGTCTTCCCGATCGCGGACGGCGCCGACCCGCAGAAGGCGACCGCGAAGGCCCGTGGCTCGGTCGACCACGACACGTTCGTCGGCAGGTACCCGGGGCTGGTCTTGGACACCGTGAACGGCATCGCCGGCCGGATCGAGCAGGCGCTCGAGGCCGGGGCGGACTACGTCATCATGTACGTCCCCGGCATCGCCTACGACCGCGAGCTGATCGAGCGCGCCGCGCAGCTGCCTGGCCGCCTCAGCTAGCCGGGACCCTCGGGTACACGGTCAGGTAGGGCAGGAAGAGCTGGGTCAGCGGGCCGATACCGAACGCGTAGACCACTGTCGCGACGCCGACGGAGCCGCCGAGCAGCCAGCCGATGGCGAGCACGCCCACCTCGAGTACCGTCCGCACCAGCCGCACCGACCGGCCGGTCCGCCGCACCAGGCCGGTCATCAGGCCGTCCCGCGCGCCCGGCCCGAGCCGGGTGCCGACGTACGCCGCCGTCGCGACGGCGTTCAGCACGACCGCGCCGACGACGAACGTTATGCGCAGCCACAGCGCCGACGGCGGCGCGAGCACGTGCAGGGTGAGGTCCACGCCGAGTCCGACCACGATCGCGTTGCTCACCGTGCCGAGGCCCGGCCACTGCTTCAGCGGGATCCAGAACAGCAGCACCACGAACGACATGAGGATCACCACGGCGCCGAACGACAGCGGCACGTGCCGGACGATGCCCTGGTGCAGCACGTCCCACGGGTCGAGGCCGAGGTTGGCTCGGATCATCAGGCCGAGCGAGAACCCGTAGAGCGCGAGGCCCAGGTACAGCTGGACGAGCCGGCGCACCAGCCGGCCCTCACGGAGCTGGGCCAGTGGCGAGTCCAGGCTGACGGCGGAGCGGATGTTCGGACGACTGATCGCGGTCACCAGGCCATGATTCCCGACAACTGGTCTGGTCATCCATAGCCAATTGCGCAATAGTGGCTATATGGCCGCCGAACGACATGTCTCTTCGTACCGTCTGGTCGACCTGGTTGGCACCCTCCGTGGCCCCGGGCCGACGTACCTGCGGCTCGCGCAGGCCGTCGAGCACCTGGTGCTGGACGGCCGGGTGCCGCCGCACACCCGGATGCCCAGCGAGCGCTCGCTCGCCAGCGCGCTGCGGCTGAGCCGTACGACGGTCGCGAGCGCGTACGCTGAGCTGCGCGAGCGCGGCTACCTGGACAGCAGGCGCGGCTCCGGCAGCCGCACCACGCTGCCCACCAGGCGGCTGGACGACGAGCCGACGTTCCTGCCCGGCATGGACACCAAGGAGCTCGACCTGGCCTGCGCGACGGTGCCCGCGGTCGGCGGCTTCGCCCGCGCGGTCGCCGCCGCCACCGCCGACCTGCCGCGGTACACGTCCCAGCACGGCTACCTGCCGCACGGGCTGCCCGAGCTGCGCCAGGCGCTCGCGCAGCGGTACACCGAGCGCGGCCTCGCCACCACGCCGGAGCAGATCATCGTCACCAGCGGCGCGCTTGCGGCCTGGGACCTCGCGCTGCACCACTGCACCGGCCCAGGCGACCGGGTGCTCTGCGAGCACCCGACGTACCCGAACGCGCTGCGCAGCATCGAGCTCGCCGGCGCCCGTCCGGTGCCGTCCGCGGTGGGGCCGGCCGGGTGGGACGTGGCCATGCTGGAGGCGACGGTGCGGCAGGCCAATCCGCGACTGGCCTACCTTATCCCCGACTTCCAGAACCCGACCGGCCACCTGATGGACGACGAGACCAGGCAGCGCCTCGCCCGGGCGCTGGCGAGCTCGGGCACGCCGACCGTCGTCGACGAGACGATGGTCGACCTGTCCCTCGACGTGGCCGAGCACGACATGCCGAAGCCGTTCGCCGCGTACGCACGGTCGACGGGAGCGCCGGTGCTTCTGCTCGGCAGTGCCGGCAAGTCGTACTGGGGCGGGCTTTCGATCGGCTGGCTGCGGGTGCCGCAGTCCCTCGTCGACCCGTTGCTGGCCACCCGTGCGGGGCTGTCCACCAGCACTCCGGTGCTCGACCAGCTGGTGCTCGCGCACCTGCTCGCCGACCGCGACGAGCTGCTCGCGCCCCGCCGCGCGGACCTGCACGACCAGCGCGACCACTTGGTCGCCGCCGTCGGGTCGCGGCTGCCGGACTGGACGTTCCAGGTGCCACCGGGCGGGCTGACGCTGTGGTGCGCGATGCCGGAGCCGGTCGCCACACCGCTGGCCGGCGTCGCGGCGCGGCACGACCTGCTGCTCGCGCCCGGCCCGCGGTTCGGCCCCGGGGCGTCGTTCGAGCGGTTCGTCCGGCTGCCTTACACGCTGCCGAACGAGCAGATCGACGATGCGGTCGACCGCATCGCCTGGGCGTACACCGCCGTGCGGACCGGCAGCACCCAGACCGCCGAGCCGTTCGTCGCGTAGGGGCGCGGCCACCGAGCACGGACCGCGTTGACGGCGTAGGCGTCTTGGGGTGTTCTGTCGCTTTGGTGAAGCTGATGACGGCCCTGGCGTTACCGGTCGTGTTTTCGTGGTGTCTGACCGCATCTGCAGGTGTTGCGGCCTGGGTGAACGCGCGCAGTATGGACGGCGATGAGCGCTTCGCCCCCAGCGCGTAGGCCCCATTGCGCATACCAAACCAGGGATCGCGGCCAACGAGCGGTAGTCGCGGCGATGTCGCGCGCCTGCCCGGCAACTCGACGGCCGGCCCGACGGCCCCGGCCCTGCGACCGACGGAAGGCGTGACGGAAGTGCGCATCCTGCATGTGAACAAGTTCCTGCACCGGCGCGGCGGCACCGAGGCGTACGCCGACGACCTCGCGCAGCTCCAGCACGTCGCGGGCCATGACGTCACGTTCTTCGGCATGCACCACCCGGACAACGAGACCTACCAGTACGAGCGCAGCTTCCCGGCGGAGATCTCGTTCACCCCGCCGCCGCGGTCACCAGTCGGCAAGCTGAAGAACCTCGGCCGGATGATGTGGTCGACGTCCGCGGCGCGCGGCTTCGACGAGGTGCTCGACGACTTCAAGCCCGACATTGTGCACCTGCACAACATCTACCACCAGCTCTCGCCGTCCATCCTGCGGCCGCTGGCCTACCGCGGCATTCCCGCGGTGATGACGGTGCACGACTACAAGCTCGCCTGCCCCACGTCTCAGCTGCTCGATCACGGCAAGCCGTGCACGGCCTGCGTCACCGGTGGGCCGATGCAGGCGCTGCGCAAGCGCTGCAACGGCTCGCTGACCCGTAGCGCGGCGGCCGCACTGGAGACCACGCTGCACCGCAAGGTGAACGCGTACGCGCCGATCCACCGCTTCCTGTGCCCGAGCTGGTTCCTCGCCGACGTGATGCGCTCGGCCGGCGTGTACCCCGACCGGCTGCACCTCCAGGACAACTTCATCGACACCGAGGTGGTCTTCCCCAGCCACGTGCCTGGCGAGGGCGCGGTGTTCGTCGGCCGGCTGAGCCAGGAGAAGGGCGTCGACGTCCTGATCCGGGCGTGGGAGCACCTGCCCGCCAAGGCGCACCTGCACATCGCAGGCGACGGTCCGCAACGCAACGAGCTGGAGCGGCTAGCCGAGCAGCTGGTACCAGGTCGGGTGACGTTCCACGGCAACCTCGACAGCACGAAGACGCACGACCTGATGCGGTCCGCCGCGGTGGTCGTCGTGCCGTCGGTGTGGCACGAGAACCAGCCACTCGCGGTGCTCGAGGCGTTCGCGTGCGCGCGCCCCGTCGTCGCGACCCGGATGGGCGGGCTGCCCGAGCTCGTCGACCCCGGCGTGGACGGCGAGCTCGTCGCGCCCCGCGACTCGGCCACCCTCGCCGACGCGATCCGGCCGTTCGTCCTCGACCCCGCCAGGGCGGCGGCGATGGGCCAGGCGGCACGGACGAAGGTGGAGCGCCGGTTCGCGCCGGCGGTGCACGCGGCCGCGATCGAGGAGCACTACCAGGCCGTCCTCGCCGACCAGCACGGCCACGCCGCGGATGCCGGCGACACCCAGCCCGCGGACGGCGACAACTGGTTCCCATGGCCGGCCGACGACGAGGACCGCGCCGCGAACGCCCGGTAGCGGCACCGGCGAACCCGGTCCACAACCCGCACCTCCCGTGCGAGCCCAAGAAAGTTAAGCAACCCCTTGACTGTGCCTTTGGTCGGGCGGATAGTTAAGTACATGCTTAACCAAGAGGAGTCGCTCGACGGGATCCTCCACGCGCTTGCCGACCCGAGTCGGCGGGCGATGGTGGCGCGGCTGGCGAACGGACCGGCCTCGGTCAGCGAGCTGGCCCGGCCGTTGCCGATGTCGTTGGCGGCGGTGGTCCAGCACCTGCAGGTCCTCGAGGCCAGCGGGCTGGTCGAGTCGGCGAAGGCAGGGCGCGTACGCACCTGCCACCTGCAGCCGGACCGCCTGCGGGCGGCCGAGGACTGGCTGCACCGGCAGCGCACCGCGTGGGAGCGACGCCTCGACCGGCTGGGCGACTACCTGTCCGAGCAATGACCACACCAAGGAGCACACGATGACCGACCACACCGTCCTGCACTCCACGTTCACCCTGGAACGCACCTACCCGGGTGCGCCGGAACGGGGGTGTTCGCCGCCTGGGCCGAGCCGAGCGCGAAGGCGAGCTGGTTCGCCGGTGAAGGCGCCGAGCACGAGCTCGACTTCCGCGTCGGCGGCACCGAGCTGGCCCGCAGCCCGCGCCGCGGCGACCAGCCGGCGCTGCGGTTCCAGGCCGACTGCCGCGACATCGTGCCGAACGAGCGGATCGTCTACACGGCAACGCTGTACGCCGACGACCGTCCCGCGACGGTGTCGCTGACCACGGTGCAGTTCACCGCCAGCGGTGACGGCACCACGCTGCTGCTCACCGAGCAGGGCACGTTCCTCGACGGCCTGGAGGCGCCGGAATGGCGGGAACAGGGCGTCACCAGCCAGCTGGACGCGCTCCGCGATCAGCTCGCAGAAGCATTGGAGTCCTGACCATGTCGATCACAAAGGTTCTCGCCGTCGTCCCCGTACGCGATCTCGCCACGGCGACGGCCTGGTACGAGCGGCTGCTCGGCCGGCCGGCCGACGCCCGGCCGATGCCCAGCCTCGCCGACTGGCACGTCGCCGACACCGCGTGGGTGCAGGTGTTCCACGACCCGCAGCGTGCCGGGCAGACGGCACTCAACTTCGCCGTCGACGAGCTGACCGCACACACCGCCGAGCTGGCCGGCCGCGGCATCGCGCTCGGCGAGGTCACCACCACCGACAAGAACGCCAGGCTGGCATCCGTCGCCGACCCCGACGGCAACGTCGTCACGTTCATCGAGAACCCGTCGACGTAACGAGTAAAATGGTGCCTTTGGCTGTGTCGAGTTGATCCTGCGGCGCGCAACGGCTGGTCGAGCAGGGGTCCGGACGCCGGCCGTTGTCACCGGTTGTCGCCGTGCTCCGCCCCGTGTGCTTGGTGTGGGGCGCCAGGTCCCGCCGCTGCTGCCGGCGTGACGGCTTGCCGACGCCGATCTGCTGGCTCTCGAGTTCGGTCAGCTCGTCGCGGAGACGCACGGCCGTTTGACCGAGTGGCTGCCGGCTTCGGTTGTTCTCGTCGAGCAGGTCACGCAGCTGCTTCTTTGTCAGCGTTTGCGCCACGCCACTCAGCGTCACGGTCGCGCTTCCCCGGCGCTGAGTTTGTCGACGGCCTTGATGAGGGCCTGGCCGTCGACGAAGAGTTCGTCGTACTGTCGTTGGACGTCGGCGAGTTCGCGCCGCTTGGCGGCGATGGCATCAGCCAGCGCCAGTGCACAGACATTCAACCCCTGTGAGGGTCACCGGGGTAGATCTCTCCGTAACGCAGTGTCAGAAGCCGTCCCAGCGGGCACGGCGCATGTCGACCCTGGTACCTCGCATCGGGGTGTCGTCCTCGCGTAGTGCCGCGACGGCTCGCCCGTCCTCCTCGAAGGCGGGCGAGCCATTGGCGTGCACCACGCGCCACCACGGCACGCCGCCACCGTAGAGCGCCATCACCCGGCCGACCTGCCGGGGGCCGCCGCGGCCCACGTACTCGGCGATGTCGCCGTACGCCATCACCTTGCCCGGCGGGATCTGGTCGACCACATCGAGCACGGCCTCCGCGAAGTCGTCCACGCCGCGGAGTCTAGGACGCGTCAGTACGTCGGCAGCGAGGTGTCGATCTGGTTGGCCCAGGCGGTCACGCCGCCGCCCACGTGCGTCGCGTCGGCGAACCCGGCCTGCTTCAGCGCGGCGAGTGCCTCCGCGGACCGCCCGCCGGTCTTGCAGTGCAGCACGATCGGCTTGTCCTGGGGCAGCTCGGCCAGCGCCTCGCCGGAGAGGATCCGGTCCTTCGGGATCAGCACGGCATTGGGGATCTGCACGATCTCGTACTCGTGCGGCTCGCGCACGTCGACGAGCAGGAAGTCGTCGCCGCGGTCGAACTTCTCCTTCAGGTCCTTGACGCTGATCGTCGAGCCGGCCGCCGCGTCCGCGGCCTCCTCGGAGACCACGCCGCAGAACGCCTCGTAGTCGATGAGCTCCTTGACCGGCTCACCCTCCGGGTCCTTGTGCACCTTGACGGTCTTCCACGTCATGGCGAGCGCGTCGTAGATCATCAGCCGGCCGAGCAGCGGCTCGCCGATGCCGGTGATCAGCTTGATCGCCTCGGTCACCATGGCCGCGCCGATCGACGCGCACAGCACGCCGAGCACGCCGCCCTCGGCGCACGACGGCACCATGCCGGGTGGCGGGGCCTCCGGGTACAGGTCGCGGTAGTTCGGGCCGTACTCGTCCCAGAAGACGCTGACCTGGCCGTCGAAGCGGAAGATCGAGCCCCAGACGTACGGCTTGCCGAGGATGACGCAGGCGTCGTTGACCATGTACCTGGTGGCGAAGTTGTCGGTGCCGTCGAGGATCAGGTCGTACGGCTCGAAGATCTCCAGCGCGTTGCTGTTGTCGAGCCTGGTCTCGTGCACGTTGAACTGCACGTACGGGTTGATCTCCGCGACGCTGTTGCGCGCCGACTCGACCTTCGGCTTGCCGATGTCGGACTGGCCGTGGATCACCTGCCGCTGCAGGTTGGACTCGTCGACCACGTCGAAGTCGATCACGCCGAGCGTGCCGACACCGGCTGCCGCGAGGTAGAGCAGTGCGGGCGAGCCGAGCCCGCCACCGCCGACGACGAGCACCTTGGCGTTCTTCAGGCGCTTCTGCCCGTCCATGCCGACGTCGGGGATGATCAGGTGCCTGGAGTACCTGCGTACCTCGTCAACGGTGAGTTCAGCGGCTGGTTCGACCAGTGGTGGCAGCGACACGTTGTCTCTCCGGGTCTCGGCTCGTGGCGTCGTCGTACGTGGAACAGTCTCTCAACGGTGCCAACCGAGCCGG harbors:
- the moeZ gene encoding adenylyltransferase/sulfurtransferase MoeZ, encoding MSLPPLVEPAAELTVDEVRRYSRHLIIPDVGMDGQKRLKNAKVLVVGGGGLGSPALLYLAAAGVGTLGVIDFDVVDESNLQRQVIHGQSDIGKPKVESARNSVAEINPYVQFNVHETRLDNSNALEIFEPYDLILDGTDNFATRYMVNDACVILGKPYVWGSIFRFDGQVSVFWDEYGPNYRDLYPEAPPPGMVPSCAEGGVLGVLCASIGAAMVTEAIKLITGIGEPLLGRLMIYDALAMTWKTVKVHKDPEGEPVKELIDYEAFCGVVSEEAADAAAGSTISVKDLKEKFDRGDDFLLVDVREPHEYEIVQIPNAVLIPKDRILSGEALAELPQDKPIVLHCKTGGRSAEALAALKQAGFADATHVGGGVTAWANQIDTSLPTY